ACATCACTTACCTGGAGGTCACGGGGAGGAAGGGCAGCAATGGTGGAGCCTTCCTCAAACCAACGCAACCCCCTCCAACCACCCCTTCGCCCTGGGCAGACAGCTCGTGTTGGGCCACCAGCCTCAGATAGCTGCTCTCCTGCAGGGGACCTCCAAAGGCCTGCTCAGTTCCACACGCCGCTGCAGGCGTTGCAAGTGCCCCAACTGCCAAGCTAGCGGCGGAGGGCTGGAGTTCGGCAAGAAGAGACTGCACATCTGCCATATTCCAGAGTGCGGCAAGGTGTACAAGAAGACCTCACACCTAAAGGCCCACCTGCGCTGGCATGCCGGTGAAAGGCCCTTCATCTGTAACTGGCTCTTCTGCGGCAAAAGCTTCACTCGATCGGATGAGCTCCAGCGGCACCTGCGCACGCATACCGGAGAGAAACGTTTCGGGTGCCAGCAGTGCGGAAAGAGGTTCATGAGGAGTGACCACCTCTCCAAACACGTCAAGACCCACCAGACCAGGAAGAGTCGGTCTGGGCAGCCGTCGCAAGTCACAGACCCTCTGCTCACAAACATCAAGAGAGAGTAATGCCGCCTGTACAGCTTTCCAAAATGATAAAAACTGTGTGACTTTCACTTTTGCACTGTGGGGTAAGCATGCAAGCTTACatctttcaaacattttttaggGGTCATCATGCATCAAGTAAATGTGTGCTTAAAATCAGATTTTAGGCCTTCAcaattcaaaaatgtgttttctgcatcAATGTGAAACCGAATgtgtttgttatatattattacgCCTTAGTGCAATTAAAGGTAGCCATACAAGAAAATGGGAAAGAATTCCGAGCTGATGTTAATTGTCTGCTTCACTCTTACTTGTAAAACTTGACAATCATCTTCTCTCACTCAGTGATGATTTCTCTGTAAATGATGTAGAAATGTGAACTATGTAATCGGGTTAATGGCTGCATGTACATTTGAATAATAAACGATCTCTGTGTTGAAACAATGCACGCTTCCTTAATGTTACTTTCTCACATCCTGACAGCTAATTGCCATGTAAATAGTGATGACAATGGCTTTAATTTCTTTCACCGGCTCATTCACTAAACGTGTGACTCCTTCCCCTGCCTgggcttaaaaaaaaccctaacatTGTATTTAAATGATAATTTGATCCTCTGCAGTATACAAATGCTGGCCCATTGTGCCACCAGTGTGAAGGAAGACCAACATGCTGAGCTGTTCAAAGACCGTCGCACCTTAGAGTAAATACTGGGCCCATTGATGGGGCTGTTTGTTGCGCCTTCTGCAATCAAGTTCACAGTCATGTGGCCTTTTAATGGCTGTTTTCTTTCTCTCCATGGAGAAGATTGAGTCAACAGATGCCATGGAGGGCACCGGCCAGGAATTTTGTGTGAATGGGACCCCTGTTGCTGAGACCCCCTCAGTGGTGACAGAAATTCCCTTTGATTTTGCACCCTTGTGAAAGTTAATACCCCTCAacactccccccccccacccagcaCCCCGCCGTTGTATATCACAGTCGTGTTACGATAGGCTCTGCTTTACGGCCCAGAATGGGGCTTTATTCAGAGAGGCCGGCCAACCAGATGTCTGCTCTTCCAGGGGTTCCCTCTCTTTGTTTTTAGTCcgtttgaaacttcttcaaggGGGACGACAGACGCTTGTATGTGTTCTTATAAAGGTGTCCTATAGAAGAGCAAAATTTTATTTTCCCATTTACAGTGGATCGCTTTTAACAGaaaactgattttaaaaaaactgttGTTTCGGTTGCTTGTCTagcacaacacacaaacacaaactcgGCTCTCAAAGTGTCATAGTTTTGGTTCAAACATTAAAAATTACAAGACATATATGCGCCAAGATCAAAAAGTGTCCAGTGGCTAACCACCGCATTGGCCACCACCAGCAttgccttatactgtattatacgtgtcaacatttgcatctgaaaataagaaaaactttccaaaaaattagggAAAATAAGAGAAATTCTGGTCTTGTGCATGGTGAATATTGTAGCGTCTGGGGGGAGTTGCTGCTGGGCTCCCCAGCATGCTTCACAGGCACTTTGTAAGAGTTTATGTGTTTGTTAGTGCATAGTTGGTGTTGTAATATCCATGTAATAGTAGTAGTTTGTTTATGTTATGTGCTAACTTACTGTGTTAGGTGTTGTGTCAGTGTTTGGTTTGTACCATGAGTAAAACAGACGTTCTGTGTAGCGACCCCTGTCTGTTTGAGCTGTGTTGGTTAAGCTTGTTATTGGCCGTTGGTTGCATCAAAGTATAGAGTAACTTCCCTAAGCAAGCGAAAGTGCCGATTACCATATTCTTTGTGGCCTCTTtgctaaaatatattataatttcATTTGAACTTTTCTTTAAGAcatgtttattttcaaaatgcaaaaaaccatttcatataattattttatttatgtatttataattaTCTTATTTATAACGTGTCCGGGAAACAGATGGCAACACCAAGAATTCTTaatgaaaaacatttcattttctcaaaagatgaaacagtgcaaaatttgAATGGTATAACTAGAacataaaataaagcaaaaaaaacccctttTCTACttccaaatgaaaatgaaataaaaaactaaatgaaaatagATCAACCAATACTgcaaaattataataaattaaGAAATGAAGATTAATAGTGCAAAattttaatacaaatatatacacaaataatgtgtacattttaaatttttaacTAAATGATGTGCATAATAAACCTCTCTAAAaactaaatgcatttttagaGTGCAATATATTGTAGCCTGCTTTCTATTGTACCAAATTGGTCCAGGCCTGCCTAAGGTGACTAGGTTAACTAttctaaaaaaattatatatacaccATAATACAAAATGTTATATGGGtctatgtgtttgtttgtcaaaaatatattttagctttaaaaataaaatcttcaCCAACAAATTAGTTATATTCAACATACTCATCCAGTTTTGGTCAAAcgcacaatacagtacagtggaaccttggttagtgtcattaactCGTTCCAGACTCTATAACCGAAACAGATGCTAACCGAATCCCTTTTTCCCATGacaaattatgtaaatccaatgaatccttgacagaaagccaaaaatgttaaacaaatatgtttttatagttttacaattatagtttggcatgcagaaaacaaattgaaatgcatataaatacatataaatgatgaatgaaagggatgaatgaacatttaaggttacttttaccttcatggacgactactgttcccaaagacatttgATGGTTGTTTGGTGGAGAATGAACGGTTTATACCACTTaccctcgactcctgtctcctTTTcaatcgcatctccacatttggtgaccatTGACGTGGGTGATATGTCGACCGACATCGCTCAATGCTAACAAGACAGCTAACGACTTTTGGCGACACACCGAAGCTCAGTTGCGACtgcaaggaataacacaggacctgacaaagtatttccatgtAGTGGCCGCAGTGGACCTTCACTTTCTTTCATATCATACAAACGTCATGACGCACAATTTTATTGGTTTTGAAACcctgactttttcataccgttgtgtaccttgaaaccggcccatgcctactgcacactattttaatattttatagatTACGATATGAATCATTTCTGAGTAGCTCTGAGTGGCCTCGATAGTaaagacatatactgtacaggatGTAAAAGTGGTaaccaatgttccctctaatttgCGCGCGTGCGCAATCGCGCAGGTGAGCGTATAGCTAATGTGCAGCAGAAGTTAAGAGAGCTAAATGTTGCAGGCTAACCCCGTATTATGCCGAAACCAACTGGCAGTGAAACATCCTCTCGCcaagctaaagtaaaaaaaaaaaaaaagcgttttTTTAGCGTGGACTGACTGTCGGGAGTATGCgggaacagaagaacaagaggtgaaattGGGTGAGATTATTATTttcgaatgagaaagggcttctctaaaaaaaaaaaacatgttgcaaAGCCAAAGTTTGAATTGAATCCCTTATTGACATACTaaaaggtgaagcaaatattctttggtgaactactcaacatcagctggtgagctactgctagcttacgagctacctgttgggaGACCCCTTTGACAGCATCACTATCTTAAAGttgtacacactacgtgtttcttctgcacaacttcgacacacaactagtgttttgaagacaagccttaagtattataatgataacaagagagcaagattgagtgacacttttaaaaagtaagttatgATGATCGTAGCTGGACAAAAGCGAtctagctagatgccgccagccaggtaTATAAACAAAAACGCCTttaagtggaatgagattgaaacgtgagcgatcacacacgctggcatagagtggcttagcatgtgacaagctgtcgtcaattggcCACACACTTTaggggctattgttcattcccCCGATAATAAGAAAACAAGTGAAAATCAAGACAAGCAGTGTCGCGTATCTGTTGACATGCGCAAGTGGCAGCAAGGCAGataggcgattccggtgcatgcttatcaaaataaagcactgtaaaacatttttatattttaaatcgttttcaaactaaccgtggtcaatatgtgcgtaaacaATAACACATATATAAGTATctatatagcacatatatatccattcatacaatatattacttaaaattgttttcaagtgaaaaaaaacaaaactaatttttaaggtgggtcggcttttattttgtagtggcacaccgccacgatcaattacatgtagcggaaaccctgaatGTTTACTAAACCCCAACCGTGTCCAATAAAATTTTATTACTTACCAAAAGTCTTCATTCACATGTCAAAAAAGCGGTTTAGTGTGTGGTCTTCTTACAATGTGGTATTGCTAACTACTGGCCGGATATGGATATGACAGTGGTTTAGATTTTTGTTTTGCAGGTCCAAGTCAGTCTTTGTCAGTTTTTACCGTGTTGTTGTCAAAATGTTACTTATTAATTTGTGAGCACCAAAATAATTACAGCAAACACCCAAGGGATCATTTCTATCTAaacatgatcatttttaaataaagctgTTGTGTTGAATCTCATTTACATATATgaaacatgtgtgtgtgtgtaattatatatatatatatatatatatatatatatatatatatatatatatatatatatatatatatatatatatatatgtatatatatatatatacatatacacacacacatatatatatacacatacatacatacatacatatatatttatttcatatgaAGCATGAAGGCTGTTGGTGCTCTTGTGACCCATCTGAATTTGTGGAATGGAAGGACTGTGTCGAACCCTAGTGGCCAAAATCAAGAACTGATGTTCAGAAGAGACAACCACATCTGTTGTTCATACCCACAAAGAGCCTGTAGAGGACGCCAGAAGGTTTTGTTGCGTATTGAACAGCACAACCTAGAGCCATTAACTTACAGTCAATTTCATCTTAATGATAagaaacgttaaaaaaaaagactgccaACAACTGATTACAAGTTTTTAATTCTCTGACATGACAGTATCGTATCAGTCTGAATCCCAAATTTAAAGTCACTTCTCAGCTTTGAATGAAATAAGAAAACCCTAAAAAGACACCAGATAAGTTCACGGTGAACAGATAAAACACACAGCCTGAGTACTGCAGCACTGTCCGACGCTCTGCGCCCTCCAGAGGTCGCATTTGTCCGACCTGATCCACTCCACATGACCCATGACCTGGAGGTTGTGCAAGCCcagcaaaaagcaaaatgaaaccaaaacctttcTGCAGAGTATGATAGCCCTGTGGTGATACGGATGAAGACGAAAGTCCTTCATGTACTCTTGAATTACGGTAGGTTTTAGTGTGAAACAAATACTGTAGCCAACTCAACCGCTGGCTGAGGAATCACATGTGTGACTGCAGTTTTCAGTTCTTTCCTCAGGggccaaaacaaaaatattagcAGTGAGTACAGGAGGAGCTCATGCACACTCTCATGCACACAAAATCGCTCATACACAGTCATTGAAACGCGCACTCCAGTGACCGCCCCAATTAGGAATGGATATTTGATGGTCAAACTGCCACTCATACAAATACAAGTAAGTAATAAGCAGTAATTATCACAACACTGACGGTCCTTTCTTTGAGGGCCCAGTGACATCCTGCCGGGTGATTTAAGTTCATGTGCACAAAGGATGGCCGCACCTTCATCTTTCATTTGAAAGctctagaaaaaaaagaagtcattttaCAGGTGCAGCGTTAATTTCCTTCATAGGTTGCTTCAGGTTCCTGAACCAGGCCTAGGTATGTCTTCATTTTTTCTGGTCTTCATGCTGTCCCATTGACTCATGAGACAGAAGCCATCAGAGGTCATAGGTCATCTTCGGCAAGCTGGGCCAGGTTGCTAGGGCGTCGTCCAGCTGAGGGAGTGGAAAATGGAGCATGGCTTCCAAAATCGGCTGGCTGACCCCTGCGGCAGCCGTCGTCTGCTCTCTGCGGGGTGGAGGGAACATTTTTCACACCAACAGAAAGGATTTTAAATAGCATGCATTCAAGTAACAGACAAGTAAAACCTTGACTGACTTTTCCTGCTTGCAAAAATACCAatatttatgtaaaaatgtaatatttacagcCTCAGTCTGAGTAATGCAAAGGCCCAAGTTCCTCCTATTCACTACAGGACACGTACAGGAAACAATTATCTGCTTTTGATAGGCATCTCTTACTGACTTCCTCATCTGGCTCAGCCTGCTTCCTGTTTGTTATGTACTAAGCCATTGCAGCTTGAGTCAATTGAGAACGCTGTGGAGAACAACAACTGCTGCCCTGTCACACCAGAACCCCACACAGAGAGCAACAGATGTCTCGACAGAGTTTTTCTAAATGTGACGTAACGGTCCACAACAGGATGCTCCCAAAGGCGAGTGAGTGGCTTGAACTAAACTCACTGTTTTGCTTTCATTGCCTTTCTTTGTAGACCATATGTTTTAGCGTGCGTCTTATAATACGGTGGGCCTTATGTATGGTTTAAGTAGAGAAATAGACCCCGTAACTGAGAGTACGCCTTATAAAATGGTGCGACTTATAAAATGGTGCGCCTTATGgtgcggaaaatacggtaatcattgtaaaaaaatgaagttggctacttcgcagatttcatttattgcgggctattttgggaacctataccCTGGGACAGTGTTGTCCCGTTCATTGAACACGTTCATTTTTCTAAGAACATTGAGCTGAACGCAACGTGTTTGTAAATTAAGAACTTGAACATGAACTCGTTCAAATTATGTGAGAATCAGAGCCACTGTTTAGGTCCACTTATTACCTGACAAGAGATATTTGCACTCCTGCTGCAACAGCATGTTATTTTCACTGCCCAAATGTTACACACATGAAGTACTCGACAGCATTACCCACGAAGCATTGCGCATA
Above is a genomic segment from Dunckerocampus dactyliophorus isolate RoL2022-P2 chromosome 1, RoL_Ddac_1.1, whole genome shotgun sequence containing:
- the sp5l gene encoding sp5 transcription factor-like, yielding MAALTIQRTDNFLHTFLQDRTPSSSPEGPPNALSFLATTCSQAWQVGSTMGSEGSQFPYEGTVSSTSGMFQLWSNDMAPSTALSTHQMTFTVPKVQFPHGHMQSGLGHHHHHHPHHHHHELPLTPPAEPASSYSFDLSPVKVLSSQPQTNASYYPQHNSVGQNFPSFLQNSSARHHLPGGHGEEGQQWWSLPQTNATPSNHPFALGRQLVLGHQPQIAALLQGTSKGLLSSTRRCRRCKCPNCQASGGGLEFGKKRLHICHIPECGKVYKKTSHLKAHLRWHAGERPFICNWLFCGKSFTRSDELQRHLRTHTGEKRFGCQQCGKRFMRSDHLSKHVKTHQTRKSRSGQPSQVTDPLLTNIKRE